A section of the Candidatus Methylomirabilota bacterium genome encodes:
- a CDS encoding Hsp20/alpha crystallin family protein, producing the protein MTTMMHWSPFTPKFRLHHHHVEDLFPRFFDGAADEAAPPAASWLPAAEGRLEDGTYVIQFDLPGVDPKEVEVSVMDNVLSVKGERKANHDPTGKDYFVREVAYGAFQRSVTLPEGIDAAHVEAKYASGMLEVRVPAPRAAMPRMIEVKAA; encoded by the coding sequence ATGACCACCATGATGCATTGGTCCCCCTTCACTCCGAAGTTCCGTCTCCATCACCACCACGTCGAGGACCTGTTCCCGCGGTTCTTCGACGGTGCCGCGGATGAGGCCGCTCCGCCTGCCGCGTCGTGGCTCCCCGCCGCGGAGGGACGGCTCGAGGACGGCACCTACGTCATCCAGTTCGACCTGCCGGGCGTGGATCCGAAGGAGGTCGAAGTGTCGGTGATGGACAACGTCCTCTCCGTCAAGGGCGAGCGGAAGGCCAATCACGACCCCACGGGCAAGGACTACTTCGTCCGCGAGGTCGCGTACGGCGCGTTCCAGCGGAGCGTGACCCTCCCCGAGGGTATCGACGCCGCCCACGTGGAGGCCAAGTACGCGAGCGGCATGCTCGAGGTGAGGGTCCCTGCCCCGCGAGCCGCGATGCCGAGGATGATCGAAGTCAAGGCCGCCTGA